A window of the Pseudomonas gozinkensis genome harbors these coding sequences:
- a CDS encoding fatty acid--CoA ligase, whose product MLQTRVIPPAEGAYQYPLLIKRLLMSGARYEKTREIIYRDQLRYSYPTLIERVARLANVLTAAGVKAGDTVAVMDWDSHRYLECMFAIPMIGAVIHTINVRLSPEQILYTMNHAEDRFVLVNSEFVGLYQAIAPHLTTVDKTLLLTDLPEKTADLPNLVGEYEQLLAAASPQYDFEDFDENSVATTFYTTGTTGNPKGVYFTHRQLVLHTMGVSTIMGAIDSVRLLGTNDVYMPITPMFHVHAWGLPYVATMLGLKQVYPGRYDPEFLVELWRKEKVTFSHCVPTILQMVLNAKGAQGTDFGGWKIVIGGSALNRSLYETAKSKGIQLTAAYGMSETGPLVSCAHLNDELMAGSEDERTTYRIKAGVPGPLVEAAIVDTEGNFLPADGETQGELVLRAPWLTEGYFNEPQKGAELWSGGWLHTGDVATLDSMGVIDIRDRIKDVIKTGGEWISSLDLEDLISRHVAVREVAVVGIADPQWGERPFALLVVREGHAIGARELKEHLKPFVELGHLSKWAIPSQIALVTEIPKTSVGKLDKKRIRLDITEWQANNSTFLSTL is encoded by the coding sequence ATGTTGCAGACTCGCGTTATTCCGCCCGCCGAAGGGGCGTACCAGTATCCACTGCTGATCAAACGGCTGCTGATGTCGGGCGCCCGTTACGAGAAAACCCGCGAGATCATCTACCGTGACCAGTTGCGCTACAGCTACCCGACCCTGATCGAGCGGGTCGCGCGGCTGGCCAACGTGCTGACGGCGGCCGGGGTCAAGGCCGGTGATACCGTGGCGGTGATGGACTGGGACAGCCATCGCTACCTCGAATGCATGTTTGCAATTCCGATGATCGGTGCGGTGATCCACACCATCAACGTGCGCCTGTCACCTGAGCAGATCCTCTACACCATGAACCACGCCGAGGACCGCTTCGTGCTGGTCAACAGCGAATTCGTGGGGCTGTACCAGGCCATCGCACCGCACCTGACCACGGTGGATAAAACCCTGCTGCTGACCGATCTGCCGGAAAAGACCGCCGATCTGCCGAATCTGGTCGGCGAGTACGAGCAGCTGCTGGCAGCCGCGAGTCCACAGTACGATTTCGAGGATTTCGACGAAAACTCGGTCGCCACCACGTTCTACACCACGGGCACCACCGGCAATCCGAAAGGCGTGTACTTCACCCATCGGCAACTGGTGCTGCACACCATGGGTGTATCGACCATCATGGGCGCCATCGACAGCGTGCGGCTGCTGGGCACCAACGACGTGTACATGCCGATCACCCCGATGTTCCACGTGCATGCGTGGGGCCTGCCATACGTGGCGACGATGCTGGGGCTCAAGCAGGTCTACCCGGGACGTTATGACCCGGAGTTTCTGGTCGAGTTGTGGCGCAAGGAAAAGGTCACGTTCTCCCATTGCGTGCCGACCATCCTGCAGATGGTGCTCAACGCCAAGGGCGCGCAAGGCACTGATTTCGGCGGCTGGAAAATCGTCATTGGCGGCAGTGCGCTCAATCGTTCCCTGTATGAAACGGCCAAGAGCAAGGGCATTCAACTGACGGCCGCCTACGGCATGTCGGAAACCGGGCCATTGGTTTCGTGCGCGCACCTCAACGATGAGTTGATGGCGGGCAGCGAAGACGAGCGCACCACCTACCGGATCAAGGCTGGCGTGCCGGGGCCACTGGTTGAGGCGGCGATCGTCGACACCGAGGGGAATTTCCTCCCGGCCGACGGCGAAACCCAGGGCGAACTGGTGCTGCGTGCGCCATGGCTGACCGAGGGTTATTTCAACGAGCCGCAGAAGGGCGCCGAGCTGTGGTCTGGCGGCTGGTTGCACACCGGTGATGTCGCCACGCTGGACAGCATGGGCGTGATCGACATCCGCGACCGGATCAAGGACGTGATCAAGACCGGTGGCGAATGGATCTCTTCATTGGACCTCGAAGACCTGATCAGCCGCCACGTCGCGGTACGTGAAGTAGCAGTGGTGGGCATCGCCGATCCGCAGTGGGGCGAGCGTCCGTTTGCCTTGCTGGTGGTCCGCGAAGGGCATGCCATCGGGGCACGCGAGCTCAAGGAACACCTCAAGCCGTTCGTTGAACTGGGGCACTTGAGCAAGTGGGCAATCCCGAGCCAGATCGCGCTTGTTACTGAAATTCCCAAGACCAGTGTCGGCAAGCTCGACAAGAAGCGCATCCGCCTAGACATCACCGAATGGCAGGCCAACAACAGCACCTTCCTCTCGACGCTCTGA
- a CDS encoding LysE family translocator, translating to MYWTEFLTVALIHLLAVASPGPDFAVVVRESVTHGRRAGTWTALGVGTAIFLHVGYSLLGIGLIVSQSIVLFNALKWAAAAYLLYIGFKALRAQPAKTVTDDLHKEAGERTARGAFTSGFVTNGLNPKATLFFLSLFTVVINPHTPLTVQAGYGIYLAVATATWFCLVAMLFSQQRVRAGFARMGHWFDRTMGAVLIAIGVKLAFTEMH from the coding sequence ATGTACTGGACCGAATTCTTGACCGTTGCCCTGATCCACCTGTTGGCCGTCGCCAGCCCCGGTCCTGATTTCGCCGTAGTGGTGCGCGAAAGCGTGACCCATGGTCGACGCGCCGGGACCTGGACCGCGTTGGGCGTGGGCACGGCGATTTTCCTGCACGTCGGTTATTCGCTGCTGGGGATCGGCCTGATCGTTTCCCAATCGATCGTGTTGTTCAACGCCTTGAAATGGGCGGCCGCCGCCTACCTGCTGTACATCGGCTTCAAGGCCCTGCGCGCGCAACCGGCGAAAACCGTGACCGATGATCTGCACAAAGAGGCCGGCGAGCGCACCGCCCGTGGCGCCTTCACTTCGGGTTTCGTGACCAATGGCCTGAACCCGAAAGCCACGCTGTTCTTCCTGTCACTGTTCACCGTGGTGATCAACCCGCACACCCCGCTGACTGTGCAGGCCGGTTACGGCATTTACCTGGCCGTTGCGACTGCCACCTGGTTCTGCCTGGTGGCCATGCTGTTCAGCCAGCAGCGTGTGCGCGCCGGTTTCGCCCGCATGGGCCACTGGTTCGACCGCACCATGGGCGCCGTGCTGATCGCCATCGGCGTGAAACTCGCGTTCACCGAGATGCATTGA
- a CDS encoding 2-hydroxyacid dehydrogenase, whose amino-acid sequence MTNAHRAVFLDHPSLDLGDLDLSPLRDCFSDLQLFAQTLPGQVSERLQGATVAISNKILIDAAAMAANPQLKLILITATGTNNVDLAAARAHGITVCNCQGYGTPSVAQHTIMLLLNLATRLADYQKAVGEGRWQQAKQFCLLDYPIVELEGKTLGLLGHGELGGAVARLAEAFGMRVLLGQIPGRPARPDRLPLEELLPQIDALTLHCPLNEHTRHFIGARELASMKPGAFVVNTARGGLIDEQALADALRSGHLGGAATDVLSVEPPTNGNPLLAADIPRLIVTPHNAWGSREARQRIVGQLVENTQAFYSGKALRVVS is encoded by the coding sequence ATGACGAACGCCCACCGCGCCGTATTCCTCGATCACCCGTCGCTGGATCTTGGCGATCTCGATCTGAGTCCTTTGCGTGACTGTTTCAGCGATCTGCAACTGTTCGCCCAGACGTTGCCTGGGCAGGTGAGCGAACGCCTGCAAGGGGCGACCGTGGCGATCAGCAACAAGATCCTGATCGACGCCGCCGCCATGGCCGCCAACCCACAGTTGAAGCTGATCCTGATCACCGCCACCGGCACCAACAACGTCGATCTGGCCGCCGCCCGTGCCCACGGCATCACCGTATGCAACTGCCAGGGTTACGGCACGCCATCGGTGGCGCAACACACGATCATGCTGCTGCTCAACCTCGCCACACGCCTGGCCGATTATCAGAAAGCCGTCGGTGAAGGCCGCTGGCAGCAGGCGAAACAGTTCTGCCTGCTGGATTACCCGATTGTCGAACTGGAAGGCAAAACCCTCGGCTTGCTGGGTCATGGCGAACTCGGCGGCGCGGTCGCGCGTCTGGCCGAAGCCTTCGGCATGCGCGTGTTGCTGGGGCAGATTCCGGGGCGCCCGGCTCGTCCGGATCGTCTGCCGCTGGAAGAACTGCTGCCGCAGATCGACGCCCTTACCCTGCACTGCCCGCTCAACGAGCACACCCGGCACTTCATCGGCGCCCGCGAACTGGCGTCCATGAAACCCGGCGCCTTTGTGGTCAACACCGCCCGTGGCGGGCTGATCGACGAGCAAGCACTGGCCGATGCCCTGCGCAGCGGTCATCTGGGCGGCGCGGCCACCGATGTGTTGAGCGTCGAACCACCGACCAATGGCAATCCGCTACTGGCCGCCGACATCCCGCGCCTGATCGTCACCCCGCACAACGCCTGGGGCAGCCGCGAAGCGCGGCAGCGTATCGTCGGCCAACTGGTCGAAAACACCCAGGCGTTCTACAGCGGTAAGGCGCTGCGGGTCGTCAGTTGA
- a CDS encoding class I SAM-dependent methyltransferase gives MDPRSEVLLRQAESFQGSVLLAGLPADDLLGRLPDAFGWCWHAGDQAALDARFEGRSHFGVNVPDRSFDTAVVFLPKAKDLTDYILNAVAARLAGREVYLVGEKRSGIEGASKQLNPFGKPRKLDSARHCQLWQVTVANAPEAKPLESLAQTYELPLAEGPLKVISLPGVFSHGRLDRGSALLLEHLDKLPSGHLLDFGCGAGVLGAAVKRRYPHNQVTLLDVDAFAAASSRLTLAANGLEAEVLTGDGIDAAPMGLNAILSNPPFHVGVHTDYFATENLLRKAAKHLKNGGELRLVANSFLKYQPLIEEHLGVCAIKAEGNGFRIYRAKRG, from the coding sequence ATGGATCCGCGCAGTGAAGTACTGCTTCGTCAGGCCGAGTCATTCCAGGGTTCGGTGTTGCTGGCCGGTTTGCCTGCCGATGATCTGCTGGGGCGGCTGCCCGATGCGTTTGGCTGGTGCTGGCACGCCGGCGATCAGGCCGCACTCGATGCGCGTTTCGAAGGGCGTAGCCATTTTGGCGTGAACGTGCCGGACCGCTCGTTCGACACCGCCGTGGTGTTCCTGCCCAAGGCCAAGGACCTGACCGATTACATCCTCAATGCCGTGGCTGCGCGCCTGGCCGGGCGTGAGGTGTATCTGGTCGGGGAAAAACGCAGCGGTATCGAAGGCGCCTCCAAACAGCTCAACCCGTTCGGCAAGCCGCGCAAGCTCGACAGCGCGCGCCATTGCCAGCTGTGGCAAGTGACCGTGGCCAACGCCCCGGAAGCCAAGCCGCTGGAAAGCCTGGCGCAGACCTACGAACTGCCTCTGGCCGAAGGCCCATTGAAAGTCATCAGCCTGCCGGGCGTGTTCAGCCACGGCCGACTGGATCGCGGCAGCGCCCTGCTGCTGGAACATCTGGACAAACTGCCGAGCGGCCATCTGCTGGATTTCGGTTGCGGTGCTGGCGTGCTCGGTGCGGCGGTCAAACGTCGCTATCCGCACAATCAGGTCACGTTGCTCGACGTCGACGCATTCGCTGCCGCCAGCAGTCGCCTGACGTTGGCCGCCAACGGTCTGGAAGCCGAGGTGCTGACCGGTGACGGGATCGACGCCGCACCAATGGGTTTGAACGCGATTCTGAGCAATCCGCCGTTCCATGTCGGCGTGCACACCGATTATTTCGCCACCGAAAACTTGCTGCGAAAAGCGGCCAAACATCTGAAAAACGGCGGCGAACTTCGGCTGGTCGCCAACAGCTTCCTGAAGTATCAACCACTGATCGAAGAGCATCTCGGGGTCTGCGCGATCAAGGCAGAAGGCAACGGATTCCGGATTTACCGGGCCAAGCGCGGCTGA
- a CDS encoding TMEM165/GDT1 family protein, which produces MLDSLLVPTAIVALAEIGDKTQLLALILAARFRKPWPIIAGIVAATLANHAAAGAVGAWFGSFFSDSVLHWILAASFAATALWTLVPDKMDDDEASTARKFGPFLTTLIAFFLAEIGDKTQIATVMLAAQYPELWLVIIGTTAGMLIANVPVVLAGNFAAEKLPLTLIRRLAASAFLILAIVAVYKAMQSSGWV; this is translated from the coding sequence ATGCTGGACTCGTTACTCGTTCCCACCGCAATCGTTGCCTTGGCCGAAATCGGCGACAAGACGCAATTGCTCGCGCTGATTCTCGCCGCTCGCTTCCGCAAACCCTGGCCGATCATCGCCGGTATCGTGGCTGCGACCCTGGCCAACCACGCGGCAGCCGGTGCGGTCGGCGCCTGGTTCGGCAGTTTCTTCTCCGATTCCGTCCTTCACTGGATTCTTGCCGCGAGCTTTGCCGCCACCGCTCTGTGGACACTGGTCCCGGACAAGATGGACGACGATGAAGCCAGCACCGCCCGCAAGTTCGGGCCATTCCTGACCACGCTGATTGCGTTCTTCCTCGCGGAAATCGGTGACAAGACCCAGATCGCCACCGTGATGCTGGCAGCGCAGTACCCGGAACTGTGGCTGGTGATCATCGGTACGACGGCGGGCATGTTGATCGCCAATGTGCCAGTGGTACTGGCGGGTAATTTTGCGGCGGAGAAACTGCCGCTGACCCTGATCCGTCGACTGGCCGCCTCGGCGTTCCTGATCCTGGCGATCGTTGCGGTGTACAAGGCGATGCAGAGCAGCGGCTGGGTTTGA
- a CDS encoding M48 family metallopeptidase has translation MNKTLVVSALSAALLLAGCQSVNTTSGGAVGVERKQYMFSMLSSQEVDQMYAQSYQKTVGEASSKGVLDKTSNDAKRVQAIANRLIAQAPNFRPDAAQWKWEVNLIKSDELNANCGPGGKIIFYTGLIDSLKLTDDEIAAVMGHEIAHALREHGREAMSKAYGIEMAKQGAGALLGLGQDSLALADTVANYGMTLPNSRANENEADLIGLELAARAGYNPNAAITLWNKMSKASEGAPPEFMSTHPSSSSRTAALQAAIPKVMPLYEKAPKS, from the coding sequence ATGAACAAGACATTGGTTGTAAGTGCACTGAGCGCAGCGCTGTTGCTGGCCGGCTGTCAGTCGGTCAACACCACCAGCGGCGGTGCCGTGGGCGTGGAACGCAAGCAGTACATGTTCAGCATGCTGTCCTCGCAAGAGGTCGACCAGATGTATGCCCAGTCCTATCAGAAGACCGTGGGCGAAGCGTCCAGCAAAGGCGTGCTGGACAAGACCAGCAACGATGCCAAGCGCGTTCAGGCGATTGCCAACCGCTTGATCGCCCAGGCGCCGAACTTCCGTCCGGACGCGGCGCAATGGAAGTGGGAGGTGAACCTGATCAAGAGCGACGAGCTCAACGCCAACTGTGGCCCTGGCGGCAAGATCATTTTCTACACCGGGCTGATCGACAGCCTGAAACTCACCGACGATGAAATCGCCGCGGTTATGGGCCATGAAATCGCCCATGCCCTGCGCGAGCACGGTCGTGAAGCAATGTCCAAGGCCTATGGCATCGAAATGGCCAAGCAGGGCGCGGGTGCGTTGCTCGGCCTGGGTCAGGACAGTCTGGCGCTGGCCGACACCGTGGCCAACTACGGCATGACGCTGCCCAACAGCCGCGCCAACGAGAACGAGGCCGACCTGATTGGTCTGGAGCTGGCTGCGCGTGCGGGTTACAACCCGAACGCAGCGATCACCCTCTGGAACAAGATGAGCAAGGCTTCTGAAGGCGCCCCGCCAGAGTTCATGAGCACTCACCCGTCTTCCAGCAGTCGCACGGCTGCCTTGCAGGCGGCGATTCCGAAGGTCATGCCGCTTTACGAGAAAGCGCCCAAGTCCTGA